From Halogeometricum sp. S1BR25-6:
GAGGGCAAGATACGCGAGAAGTCGAGGAACGAGCGGTGGACCGTTTCGATGCGGAGCGCTGCTCGATCGCCGGCTTTGCTGCGGTGTCTCGAACAGGTCATGCCCATGGAGTTCGGCATGACAGGGTTCACAGAGTGTCGTCAAGTTCGAAAGACGATTTGAGCCGCCTGCCGAATGCGGGACGATATGGTGGGCGTGGAGGCGAACGCCATCGTCGCCGGCGTGAGGGCCGCTCTTGCGTCCACAATTCGTGCACGTCCAGTCATCGCGTTCGTAGACCGTCCGACGACGGGCGTCCCAATCCGGTGGATACTCACCCCCATACGCCGATGGGTCGTCCCATTGGGGATGGATGTCGTATCTGGCCGTGCCCATCAGTTTTACAATTGAGTGCTGCTGGATTATGAAATAGGTGGTGCCCGCAGGTACTCCGTTGGTGAGTGATGCTCTCGAGACTCATACAGAAATAACCGATTAACGGAATATTATTTTAACTGAATTGAGGTGCTGAGTCCTCTTCCTCAAGGAGCAACGCAGGGAGCGAAGTGACCGAATAGCGCAGTAGAGAGGGGGTACAGCACCGCACAGTTCTCGAACTGGATTGCCGCAGACGTTTAATGATATGGTTAACCAACACCGTAGATCGATGTGGCACCACTGTTGGTTAATACGGTCCTTGAGTGGTGAGTCTTCTGATCGGGATGGTAATCGAGTTCTATTCAGGATCTATCCCAGTAGCCAGAAAGTATTTACCTCACATACATTACCACGTCAACGTGTACCACAGTTTAATCGGTGCATACCTGAACCCGCACACATGATTACACGGTCAGTCACCATCGAAGACATCGATGAGCTGTACCTGATGTGGAACGACCACATCAACGCCTCGGCCCTCTATCGCCGCGCCCTCCGCGAAGAGATGGCGGTTCGGGATGTCGATCCCGACGAGCTTCGAGACCTTTTCGAACGGGCCCGCGAACAGGGCTACAGCAAAGACGAAATCGTCGCCGAGACCAATCGATACGCCGATCTCAAGACACTCGTCGACGACGCAGAGGAGTAACCCACTATGTCACAGGACACCACTCCCTCCGAAACGACTCCGAATCGCGCCGAAAGCCAGTCGACGGCGGCAAGTAGGCTCCCCAAGCAGGCGGCACTCGTCATCGTCTTCCTGAGCCTGTTCGCTGTGGAACCCGCCGCTGCACAGACGAACGCCGTCTGCAGTGCGGACAACCTCCCGGGTATGATCGAAGGCTTCTTCCAGCTCACCACGGCGCTGGGGATTGTCGGCCTCGCGGTCGTGTGGCAGGCCGATTCCCTTATCGAGATGTTCACGATCACGCCCGACCAGAAGAAGGGCCTCAAGCGCCACAAGCGCTCCGCGATGAAGTCTGCGGTCGTCCTTGTCGCCCTCGGGCCACTCTACACCGTCGCCGGATCGATGATGAACCTCCCGCTGGCGCGGTGCGTCGACCTCGCCCCCTGGTAGGCGACTACCGCCCCCGTCGCGAGCCCCCATGAAACAACGAGAGCTCTCCGTGCTAATGGCCGCCCTGTTCGTGACGAGTTTAGTCACGGGTCTCGTCACTGCAAGCCCGCCACGGCCAGGCACGGAGGGAAATGGGCTCACTGAGAATGAATCAGCGACGCTGTGGTCTCGCGACGCGGACAACTACATCAGCCAGGAGGAGTACCAGCAGCGATACGGCGAGAGCCGGACCGCGATGCACCAACTCGCAAACGGGACGGACATCACGTTCAAGCGCCCGCCGGAGACAGCTGCAACGTGGACGCGAAACGATTTCGCTGATCTCGAACCCGGTGGGTCGGATACGTCCGTGCATCCGCGCCACGCGTCGCTCGAAGACGGGGTGTTCATCGAGGACGCCCACGCCACGGTGTTCGCAGTGCAGCCGTCGACGCGAGGTCACTTGGAGTCGGGTGAAACCCCGCTCTATATCGCGCCGAACGGCACGTTGCGGGGATTCGTTGACTATCGCGTTCGCGTCCCGAACGGAAGCTCTTCGGGGAACACGACGATCGAGTGGTCGCTCACGAGCAACGAGGTCGAGGAGGTTCGATTGCAGAAGGACGGCGAAACCATCGTCGAGAGCGACGGCTCGCACACGCCGGCCCTCGACTACCAGATCGAGGACGACTGGAGTGCAAACCTCACGCTCGAAGCCGAGATCAGCGTCCGGTTGAAGAAGACCACGCGAATCGACCGGGGTGACGAGACCGATGTCGAGGTCACGTATCGTACCGAGTCGCTCAACGTCTCGGACTCGATTGCCGTCGAGATCTACGACCTCTCGGCGTACCCCTACTACGCCGAGTATCCCAATGGTGACGCTGGTGTGGCTATCTTCCAGTCCAGACCGTGGCAGGGGTACACGCTCACGGAGAATGGAAGCGCACGAGTGCGTGGCGTCTGGCGGTTCTACACCGCTCGGAACACCAACTGGGATACACTCGTCAGGTCGAACCGGACCGACAGCGCCACCGTCGAGTCTGACGCGATTCCTGTGTACGTCCACGCGTACCCTTCGCGGATCGGCCCGAGGGCTGAACCAGTTCGCGATGGCCCAGAGATCATCGACATCTGGGGCACTGACCGACCGTCTCCGGTCGGCACGGTCGGCGAGAACATCAACATCGACATCGTCAACCAGTCGTACACGACGACGTACGGCGTCGCTGTTCGCGCCGAGAGCGTCGACCGCGACGCGCTCCAGGTAGCGGGGATCGTACGGGGCGTGAACGCCTCGATTGTGGCACCTGACGCTGGCTCTGAGCGGCAGCTCCGGCGCAGTAATCTGACTGTTGAGGTGCTCCAGCAGAACGAAAGTCAGGCCACACTCCGCATCGAACTCCGGGACAACGAGACCGGCGCACCAATCGTACTCAGCGATCCCGACCGACGATATCCAATCGGTGGGAACACTCGCAACGGGTACATCACCGTCGCGGAGCAACGCGTCGAGACCAACGCCTCCGGGGTGGCGATCGTGACGATCGACGAGCCGGGTATCTACACGGCTCGGTACCATCCGGGTTCGTGGCTCGGGCACGACCCCGCGTATGTGAGTGCGACGGCAACAGCTCGGTGGCATCCGCTCGGCACCATCGACGGTTGGTTCGCGTTCATTTTCGAGGTTGGCTGGCAGCTCATCCCGTTTCTTGTGATGTTCTACGCTGGCAAGCGGCTCCTCCGAATGCTCGGTCCAGAAGACATCTTCCAACGGAACCCATAGTCCATGACTAGAAACCACCCACACATCAGTCGGCGAACCGCCCTCCGAACAGTCGCAGGTGCTGCCCTCATAAGCGTCGCTGGCTGTCTGAACGACAATGGCGGTTCTGGGACGCCTGGTGACGGAACGACCTCTCCAGATGGCAAAGGCCCACTCACGCGTATTACTGTTGAGGGGACAACACTCGTCGTCGAACTCTCCGAAGAGGCCGACGTCGACCAAGTCAACCTCATCCAGCCGAACGGCGAGTTATTCGGAAAGCGTGACGTAGCCGCAGGTGCTCAGCAGGTCTCATTCGAGATTGGCACCGCGTATGCGCCTGGTGAGTACCGCGTACTCGCGTTGAAAGGCGAGGAGACAGTAGTTGAGACCACGACTGAACTCCGTCCAGAGATTCAGATACAGGATGTCGGACTCTATCGGAATAATCCAGATAAGCCGTGGGACGAAGTCTATGGTGAGTCCGAGACAGACCGGATCAAGAATGGCGAGGCATTCGTCACGGTTGAGAACACAGGGAGTGGTCCGGAAGCGATAACTGAATTAATCTTCTCCGGGGACGTTCCCAATCCAATTGAGAACCCCAGAGGCAGTGGAATGCACGAAACCGACCGGGTAGTAGTCTCCCCTGGCGAGACGGCCGACCTGTTCAGTAATTCGTTCCCGTTCGGTTCTGAGAGTGAGGACGGAATGGGGTGTTCCCCAGATGGTAATAGCGGGCAGTTCACGGTTATCGTCGAGACTCAAGTCAGTGGCAATCGGGTCACGAGTACCTACGATGTCCAATATTCCGGGTCTGACGAGATGACTGACTGTGAGGTCACGATCACGGAGACATAGCGATGGTCGATCTCATTGACGTCGTTCTTGAGGGTATCAAAGGCGTCGTTGATTGGTTCATCGGGCTGTTCATGGACGGTCTCAGGTCGGGGTATGAAACTCTGACTGAGGGAATGTTCGGAACCCCGACCCCAGAGACGAACGGAGCATTTGTCTTCGGTGAACCAACCAACGCACCCTGGCCAGCGATTCACGATGCTCTCATCGGCGGCGAAATCATGCTAGTTGCCCTCTTGCTCCTCGTGATGAGCGTTCAGGGCCGTCACACGGTTCGGATCTTCAATATTGGAAGTACCTACGAAGCCCGAAAAACGAAGAAGACGGCCTGGGTCGGTGCTTTTCTAATCATTACGTGGTATTGGGTTGGAACTCTCGCACTCTACCTCGTCGACGGGTTCACCATTGCACTAATGCCGGAGCTTTCCTCCGTAGCCTCGGCAATGCTTCAGTTCTTGGGCGCAGCCATCACAAACCCCGGACTGGGGCTATTGTTCGCCGTGATTGGTGGAATCTCGATGTGGGCGCTGGAGGCGCTGTTCTACATCCGGATGATTCTGCTCTATGTCTACCTGTACGGAATGCCGATTGCATTTGCACTGGCCTACGGAAATATTCCGGTCGTATCCGATATCGCGATGGGGTTCTGCAAACGGTTTGTCCCGTTGGCTGTCCTCCCGCTTCCCGCAGCGATGGTCCTCAAGGGGTACGACTTGATCTACTCCGGTGGGACGCTCACACCGGGAACAGCGTTCCTCAAATATCTCGTCGCGGCGTCCCTCCCACTGGTCGCCCTCTACATCACGTGGAAGACGTTCAAATACGCGACTCCGCTGACGGCCAAAGTCGTCGGCGGTGCGACGAAAGGCGCAGCACTCGTCGGCGGTGTCGCCGCCGGTGGGTACCTTGCTGGCTCCGGCGTCGCGACGACCGCCGCTCGGTGGGGGCCGAAAGCCGCCGCTGGCCACGCCGTCGCGCAAAAAGCGGCTGCCCGCGGTGGACATGGAGGAGACGATGGCGGGACGCCGTCGTACCGTCGAACAGAGAATGACCCAGGTGGAGCGACAGCGGAATCGGCGAGTGACGACAGCGGGATGGAGTTTGACCGAGGGATTCACTAACTATGTCAGCAGATCAAGACGCGGCCGCACGGCGCATCATGGATCAGTTCGGCGAGGAGAGTCGCATCCCGTATCTCAATATCGAGGAAGGGGACGTCGGTATGCTCATCGCCTTCCCCATTATTGGGCTGTTTATCGCGGGGCTCACCGGGATCGAATCACTGGCCCTCCCGTTCGTTGCTGGCGGGCTTGGCTTTGGCGTTGCCGTCATCTACGTCTCACCAACCCACCTGAACGCCTGGACGTGGACCAAAGACGTCTATCGGTACCTCAAACGGCCTCAGGTCACGTTCAGTGCGCCCGCCGACGCCGACACGAGTACCAACGAGTCAGAGCGCAACGAGGGCGGACTCGCGAACTACACGCCATTCAAGCCCGACGAGCGAACGCAAGACCTCACGAACATCAAGCGAGCGTGGCCGGGCGCTGGTGCCATCCAGCGTGAAGACGGCTCGATGGAGGCGTTCATCGAGATCGATCCGGCCAACATGGACTTCGCGATGTCCGACGACTGGGCGCAGCTCCAGGACGCTGGCGAGGAGTTCGCCAACAAAGAGCTGGACTCGAAGCTCAAACTCCACGCCACAACCCGTTCATTTCCGGTGGAGCAGATCACCGAGACCATCGAGGAGCGCCTCACTGACGAAGACGTCACGGAGAACCCGATCTTCCGGGAACTCCTCGAAGAATATCGGGAAACACGGCCGAAGGAGATGCGTGACCGGGGCATTCAGCAGGTCCGGTACTACATCGGCGTTGAGGTCAGCCCGATAGAAGTATACGACCGCTTCCGCGACGAGGGCACCCCCGCCGAGAAGCTGACCCAGTTCCCCGTCATCGGGTTCCTGTTCAACCCGTTCGTCACCCGCCGCGAGGACCTCACCGACGTCGAAAGACGTGCGCAGATGTTCGAGAAGCTCGACAGTCGCGTGAACGACGTGCGATCCGAGTTCATCCAGCAAGCGTCGGGGTGGTCCGCACGCCGCCTCAGCACGGTCGAGCTGTTCGTCCTGAATATGGACTTCTGGAACGGCCGCGAACACGACTACGACGAGGCGGAGCGTGTGGTTCGCAACCAATCGATCATCAGCCACTCGCGCCGGGAGGATCCACACGATGCGTAACATGATCCTCCAGACCGGTGGTGGCGCGCTTGGCTCCGTCGCCGGGTGGCTCCAGAACCTGACACCAGCAGAGAGTGCAGTACTAGCCCTTGCAGTGGGTCTCGGCCTTGGCGTCGGCAGTAAGTACCTCTGGGACCGCTTCACTGCGGATGATGAACCAGACATGGACTTCACCGATGTCCTCGACGAGGAGACACTCGAAGAAGGCGAGGCCGAACGCAAGCTCCTCGACGACATCTCCGAGTCGCACAAGACCGTCACCGCGCCCGGAGCTGTCGAGTGGGAAACGCGAGCCGCACGGGTCGGCGAGCAGTGGACGACGACACTTTACATCGCTAACTATGCCGACTATCCCAACGACGGGTATCTGAGCGACCTCTTCGAGATGACCGACGTGCAGTTCGACCTGACGGCCCACATCACGCCGAAGAACCAGGAGCGGGCCCGGAACGAACTGCAAGACATCGCTGACGACCTCCAGGTCGATGCTGACCTCGAACAGAGTATCCGGAGCGCGTATCTCCAAGAGCGCGCCAACGAGGCCGCAGCGACGTACAAGGCCGTCGAGAACGGCGCGAACGTCTTCGACCAAGGGATGTTCATCACCGTGCGGGCCGACGAGAAAGACGAGCTCAGAGATGCCGTCCAGACGGTCAAGAGCGCGCTCCGCGACGACCCGGCGAACCTCACACCGAAGACCGCAATCTGTCGGCAGGATCTCGCCCTCCAGTCCGCCGCACCCATCGGTGACAACGAGTTCGGCCGGACGTCGATAGCCCTCGGCGGCGCCGTCGGCGCCTTGCTGTCCTCGCCGCACAACGCGACGATTCTCGAGGAAGGCGGGGTAGAGTTCGGGATTCACAAGGACAACCAGAGCCCCGTGGTCATCGACCCGTTCGCCCGGGACAACGGGTACGCGATGTTCACCGTGGGCGATACCGGCTCGGGGAAGTCGTTCAGTTCGAAGCAGAACTTTATCCGCTCCATCGAGCAGAGCAAGGACCGTATCGGCATCATCCTCGAGCCGTTGAACAACTGGGCGGGGGTCTCAGAGGCGCTCGACGCCAAGCGAATCACCGTCGGCGGGACGCTCGGGCTGAACCCCTTGGAGATCCGCGAGACGCCCGAACACGTCCAGCGGGCGATGGGCGAGGACGCGAGCCCGTTCAACGAGAAGCTCGACGACGCGATGAGTTTCCTCACGAACTTCTTCGCGCTCCGCGGCATCTCGTTGGGCGACCGACGGACGACGCTCGAACTCGGGCTCAAGCGTGCCTACAAGCGTCAGGGCATCACCGACGACATCTCGACGCACGACAATCCGAGTCCGACCATCCGTGATATGATGGACGTGTTCGAGGATATGGTCGACGACCCCGAGGAGTTCGTCGTCCGGTCCGACGAAGAGGCAGGGAAGATCAAGGAGGATGCGACGTGGCTCCTCGACCAGCTCCGCCCCTTCGAGGACGACGGTCGCCACGCCAACCTCGGCCAGGAATCCGACTTCGACATCCGGGACGAGAAGGTCATCTATCTCGACCTCGCCCAGCAGGAGGGGAGCGTCGACAGCAGTACGGCGCTAACCATGCAGCTGCTCATCTCGCTTGTCTACGAGCGAGCGAAGGTCTCGGAGAAGGAAGTCGTGTTCTACATCGACGAGGCGCGCTACATCATGCAGGACGCCGCGAGCCTAGCGTTCCTCGAGACGGTGTTCCGCCACCACCGTCACCACGACCTCTCGATCAGGCTGGTCACGCAGACCGTCGACGAGTTCTTTGAGCACGCCGAATCCGAGGCGATCCTGGATCAGTGTGCGGTCAAGCAGTTCCACCGCCTCGACGGGATGGACGAGGAGTGGGCCGACGAGTTCGGATTGAACTACGCGCAGATGCGGTTCGTCCAGGACGCCGTGCCGGGCAACGAGGACGCCGGCTTCTCCGAGGCGCTAGTGGGCGTCGACGGCGAGTGGCGTGGGATCCAGGTCAAAGCGATGCCCAAGGAGAAGCAGGTCATCGACTTCGAGCCAACCGAGCAACGGCGAGACTCACTCCCTGGGACTGGTGAGAATGCTGTGGACGCGGAGGTGCAGGCGTTCCAAGACGATATTGAAAGCCGAGCGACCGACAACGGACAACACACACCTGAGCGGACGCCAACAGAGACTGATGGCGGTGAAACGGGAGGTGACGACGATGCGTGAGTACCTTCGCGTGACGCCAACCTCCGAACGGCTGAATCCGGAGCGTCTACCGCAGGCACTGGAAAGTCTTCACAAACTGACCTCAACGGACTCGGCGGGGCTAGCTGACAAACTCAATCCGCTACATAGCGACACACCGCTACGCTTCGAATTCCTCGCGCTGAGCGAGGGGGCGGATGACCCCGTCGAATTCTACTACGGTGCCGACGACCATCTGGATACCCTTGAGAAACGGCTCCGGTCGGTCTATCCCGAGACGTTCGACATCGAGCGTACCGAGGTCGACATCGCATCCCGACTCGTACAGCCTGTCGAATTCGACCGCGAGACATTCGTCGAGCACTATGAGGCGGGCGACCTCCAGTACGAATTCGACCCTGACGAGCAATACGAACGTGGCACTGACGACAACAAACAATCGGGGCCAGGGGACGCCGAATCAGTCGCGGATGGAGGAACGGTCGGTGACCAGTCTGCCGACCACATCATCGAGATCGGCGATACTGCCCTCGAACTCGCCCCACCAGATGCGATTCCCGAGGATGAGCCACTCACGACGCTTGCCAAACCAACGGTAACATCGGAGGGGACGATACTCGCGCGGCCAGCGACCGAATCCGTCTCCCCACTCGGCGTGCGGTGGCAAGGGTCGGCAACTCGGAAGCAAGACTGGATGACCTCACTCTCGCCATTTACTGCCGACGACGAAGCAGAACTCCCAGCCGTCGATCAACCAGGGGGTGCGCTCGCGTCGCTCGTCGATCACCTAATGGAGGCGACAGCACCAGTAGCGTTCCAGGTCGTCTTCCAGCGACGCGAGAGCTGGCAGTCCGATGCCGACCTTCGCAAGGAGGACGTCATCGACGGACGGGACACACTCGCACAGGAGATTATTGGCTCCCTCTTCGAACTCGACGATCAGTCGGAGAGCCGGGACAGAAACCAGCTGAGCGACGCGGTTGCAAAACGTGTCGCAGCAATCGAGGCGAAAAATCCGAAGCGCTCGTTCACCGCGAACATCCGAGCAATCGGGATTCCATCCGGTGGTGACGGTCGCGATGATCTCGATGAGCGAATGCAATCACTGGTCCCAGTATTCGACCCGCTTGACGGGCCGTACTACCAAGTTGCGGCCGAACGAATACGTGACAGCGGCTTGCGGGCAGCCACAAAAGAACGGAACGCACGAGCGGCGCTGCAGCGGCTCTTGGATCGTGAGATCACGACCGGTCGTCGGACGACCCGACCGGAGTTCGTCCTGAGTGGTCGAGAACTCGCGCACTTCGTACTCGTCCCCTCCTCGGAGCAGCTTACTGTCGAGGGGGCACGTGGGACGCGTGCGGAACAGCAGAGTCGGAATCCGTTGCCCCGTCCGCACCAGGACCTTATGGGTGAGTTCCGAGACGGGATGGCAATCGGGTATGCCCTCGACGACACCGGCGAGGCCGAAGACGTGCCGACACACATTCCATCCGGACTGTTGCCCACACATTACGGCCGGTTCGGAACAACCGGCTCTGGGAAATCGAAAGCCCTCATCAACGATATGCTGTCGCTGTACGACAACACCGAGGGTCCGACGATCCTCATCATCCCGAAGAACGACGATATGGCCCAGAATTATATGCGGGCTCACGCACGTCGGTTCGGAATGACCGACCTCGAAGAAAACGTCGTCCACTTCCCAATCCCGGACGTGCTCCCCGGGTTCTCGTTTTTCGATCTCGAACCGTCGATGGAGAGCGGACGGCGCCGCGAAGATGCCGTCCAACGGAAGGCCGACCACTACGAAGAGATTTTGAAGCTCGTGATGGGAACCGACCGCTACGAGCGGGCGACTGTGGCCCCGACTCTCATCAAGACGCTCATCAAGGCACTGTTCGACGAGGAATACGGGCGTGAAAACGGGCTGTACCGAGCGTCGACAGACTACTTCGCCCACCGACAGCTCGAACACGTCGTCGACCAGCTCTGGGAGGCCGGGCCACCGAACGAGAACATCGGCGACGCCCCACGGTCGAGCGACGAGGAAGTCACGCGGACGATTCGACGGCAGCTCCAGTTAGATCCAAACACCTTCGCGAACGTGATGGGTGGTGTCGGAAACCGCCTTGCGTACATTTCACAGGATACACACCTACGACAGATCTTCAACAATACCGAGAACCAGTTCGACTTTCGGGATGTCCTCGACGAGGATACAGTCATCCTCTTCGACCTCGGAGACCTCCGCGACGACGCTGCCCGGATCATGACCGGTGTGATCCTGACCAATCTCGATGCAGCTCTCAAGGACCGCAAACAGGCACTCTCCCAGCACTCGGACGACTACGTCGTGAACTTGCTCGTCGACGAGGCAGCATCGGTTGTGGTCTCCGACATCATGAACGATCTCCTCGAGAAAGGCCGGGGATTCCGGCTCTCTGTTGGCCTGTCGATGCAGTTCCCCGAACAGATGGAGGCTGAAGGTGGGCGGAAGATCTACCTGAACGCCCTGAACAACATCGGCAGTTCACTCATCGGGAAAATCAACGTCGACCGGGAACTGGCGCGAGCGATGGCCCACGAAGAGATGGACCCCGCGGATTTCGCCAATCGGATTCGTTCGTTGCCACGAGGGGAGTGGATCGCCAGTCTGCCAAGCCCGACGTTCGGTGAAACGGGGCCGTATCCGTTCAGTCTCGAACCACTCCCGATTCCACCGGGCCACCCCGAGAGTGAATCGCCTCTCACAGCGCGTGAAGAGGAGCAGTTCACTGAGACGCTCTCCTCAATGCACGAGAACATCAGCGACGAACACGGTGTGCCAGCTGAGCCAGACACCTCAACAACGAGCACACCTGCCGACGGACACGAAGTGCTCGATATCGCGAGCGACGACCTGGACGTCGCGATTGCGAACGTGGTTCGGAGTCTCCAGCTTCGAGAGGGCTGCCGTGAAGAGAACGGCTGGGTGGCTGTCGAAGCAGTTGACGACGAACTCAGACGACTCTTTGACGACGTCGAAGCCGAGCCGCCATCGTATGATGCACTCGCGGACATCCGAGAACGATCACGATACCTCGATACGACCGTCGATATCGACGCTGACGAGCTCCGCATCCGGCTCACTGACGCCGGAGAAGAGGTCGCGACACCCGATACTGGT
This genomic window contains:
- a CDS encoding HNH endonuclease is translated as MGTARYDIHPQWDDPSAYGGEYPPDWDARRRTVYERDDWTCTNCGRKSGPHAGDDGVRLHAHHIVPHSAGGSNRLSNLTTLCEPCHAELHGHDLFETPQQSRRSSSAPHRNGPPLVPRLLAYLALLALGTVGGGFAYSWAIIQLLTMSMTWQTLIAGGVMGVIVVVGYHLPKVVAGSSLGAGLLFGGIQYYAIGYPLVKTGLVTGVLWLPAGIIIGGTLLKRSNPTMTKL
- a CDS encoding primase-like DNA-binding domain-containing protein, translated to MAVKREVTTMREYLRVTPTSERLNPERLPQALESLHKLTSTDSAGLADKLNPLHSDTPLRFEFLALSEGADDPVEFYYGADDHLDTLEKRLRSVYPETFDIERTEVDIASRLVQPVEFDRETFVEHYEAGDLQYEFDPDEQYERGTDDNKQSGPGDAESVADGGTVGDQSADHIIEIGDTALELAPPDAIPEDEPLTTLAKPTVTSEGTILARPATESVSPLGVRWQGSATRKQDWMTSLSPFTADDEAELPAVDQPGGALASLVDHLMEATAPVAFQVVFQRRESWQSDADLRKEDVIDGRDTLAQEIIGSLFELDDQSESRDRNQLSDAVAKRVAAIEAKNPKRSFTANIRAIGIPSGGDGRDDLDERMQSLVPVFDPLDGPYYQVAAERIRDSGLRAATKERNARAALQRLLDREITTGRRTTRPEFVLSGRELAHFVLVPSSEQLTVEGARGTRAEQQSRNPLPRPHQDLMGEFRDGMAIGYALDDTGEAEDVPTHIPSGLLPTHYGRFGTTGSGKSKALINDMLSLYDNTEGPTILIIPKNDDMAQNYMRAHARRFGMTDLEENVVHFPIPDVLPGFSFFDLEPSMESGRRREDAVQRKADHYEEILKLVMGTDRYERATVAPTLIKTLIKALFDEEYGRENGLYRASTDYFAHRQLEHVVDQLWEAGPPNENIGDAPRSSDEEVTRTIRRQLQLDPNTFANVMGGVGNRLAYISQDTHLRQIFNNTENQFDFRDVLDEDTVILFDLGDLRDDAARIMTGVILTNLDAALKDRKQALSQHSDDYVVNLLVDEAASVVVSDIMNDLLEKGRGFRLSVGLSMQFPEQMEAEGGRKIYLNALNNIGSSLIGKINVDRELARAMAHEEMDPADFANRIRSLPRGEWIASLPSPTFGETGPYPFSLEPLPIPPGHPESESPLTAREEEQFTETLSSMHENISDEHGVPAEPDTSTTSTPADGHEVLDIASDDLDVAIANVVRSLQLREGCREENGWVAVEAVDDELRRLFDDVEAEPPSYDALADIRERSRYLDTTVDIDADELRIRLTDAGEEVATPDTGSVQAAGGSAHDAALRQIEEELTALGFTVSILAQDGSEKPDARASHPDVDDQFAIEVETTTPENPAKVLTNLRKAQAAGDIPLFVVRPGHDETEWAERVDGILTPPVRTLQNSETRFYTTDSNLTFNGGATEEGGVTAVRPANGDENGTQNIWQRDGDEIVLRDTSGTEHIRLPSLGKLSKDRVPAIYSYDHAADEYVVYEHGEQHIYETKPAFEDDWVRVKKPFVPEAELPVPDYTRSTYGIVILHDEAKSVVYEDGEKRPLSAITDGALRPASPESAAADEPPSQTDQADETVEKEQKDPSPPSFESFVDEYLVEDEDEAVPKDDVFDLYTDWAEAHDIDDPLNKSWFTRKLNTHIEVDSTKKRIDGEPVPHYTGVRIRSEEDFQP
- a CDS encoding VirB4 family type IV secretion system protein yields the protein MRNMILQTGGGALGSVAGWLQNLTPAESAVLALAVGLGLGVGSKYLWDRFTADDEPDMDFTDVLDEETLEEGEAERKLLDDISESHKTVTAPGAVEWETRAARVGEQWTTTLYIANYADYPNDGYLSDLFEMTDVQFDLTAHITPKNQERARNELQDIADDLQVDADLEQSIRSAYLQERANEAAATYKAVENGANVFDQGMFITVRADEKDELRDAVQTVKSALRDDPANLTPKTAICRQDLALQSAAPIGDNEFGRTSIALGGAVGALLSSPHNATILEEGGVEFGIHKDNQSPVVIDPFARDNGYAMFTVGDTGSGKSFSSKQNFIRSIEQSKDRIGIILEPLNNWAGVSEALDAKRITVGGTLGLNPLEIRETPEHVQRAMGEDASPFNEKLDDAMSFLTNFFALRGISLGDRRTTLELGLKRAYKRQGITDDISTHDNPSPTIRDMMDVFEDMVDDPEEFVVRSDEEAGKIKEDATWLLDQLRPFEDDGRHANLGQESDFDIRDEKVIYLDLAQQEGSVDSSTALTMQLLISLVYERAKVSEKEVVFYIDEARYIMQDAASLAFLETVFRHHRHHDLSIRLVTQTVDEFFEHAESEAILDQCAVKQFHRLDGMDEEWADEFGLNYAQMRFVQDAVPGNEDAGFSEALVGVDGEWRGIQVKAMPKEKQVIDFEPTEQRRDSLPGTGENAVDAEVQAFQDDIESRATDNGQHTPERTPTETDGGETGGDDDA